One window of Nicotiana tomentosiformis chromosome 11, ASM39032v3, whole genome shotgun sequence genomic DNA carries:
- the LOC138901552 gene encoding histone H2A.Z-specific chaperone CHZ1-like: protein MKEKSLVQARKLEELEARLASELAKAKSDAEKAKAKADAFVAVYRADAEAAQTLEEIHARDFDFIEEIKKAKELKADAEALVFDDDDDDDDDDDGSKSRPESGEEPDGEEIVLGDNQET, encoded by the exons atgaaggagaagagcttggTTCAAGCGAGAAAACTAGAAgaactcgaggctcggttggcctccgaacttgccaaggccaaatctgatgccGAGAAAGCAAAGGCTAAggcggatgcattcgtggccgtttatcgggccgatgctgaagctgctcag actctTGAGGAGATTCACGCTCGAGATTTCGATTTCatcgaagagataaaaaaggctaaagagctcaaagccgatgctgaagccttggttttcgatgatgacgatgatgatgatgacgacgatgatgggagcaagagcagGCCCGAGagtggggaggagcccgatggagaagaaaTCGTCCtcggagataaccaagaaacttag